From Aegilops tauschii subsp. strangulata cultivar AL8/78 chromosome 5, Aet v6.0, whole genome shotgun sequence:
aggcagacggcaaagagcctctttgccatcagctagcagacggcaaagagctggcagatggcaaagtagcAGATTCCAGTAGTGGAAGGCATCGAATCAGTATAGATGAAGTGAAGAAATGCCTTGAAAACAGCAGGCTGCATGTCATCAATAATTATGTCCTGTACACCTTTGTCCGCCATCGGACCATAGAACTCCGCGTTGAAGACCGCCGATCGCATCGCAAGCAAATTTTTATGAGCGGAAAAGACCTCCCCTTGAACCTTGAAAGTCACGTCTGCTCCTATCTTCCCCTCTAGCAAGGTTGCAAGATTATCCAAAAGGTCAGAGGGTGGCACATGGATATCGAGTGTTTCCTTGATAACACTGAGTTCGCACTCAATCACGAGACAATCGTTCCGCACGTACACCGACTCTACTTCAGCGGTCGTCTTCATGAACTTCCCTACGCCCCAAGCTGGAAATTCATGGTCGAAAGCTCGTGGCGCTTTGCTGGAGTGCACCACAATCGACCGCCCACTAACCCGATTCACAAGCATCCACTTGTGGAGCGCCCTCGCCTCGGCGTTCTTGGTCAAGAGCTCGAGGAAGACAGATACGTAACCTTCGTTCGCCTCGTCGTAGCCGTCGGGGTAGTAGCCGATGCACCATTCGTAGCCGCCGATGGAGAATACCGGAGAATGGAGACATTCGCCTCTACCGAGGCCCTTGACACGGCTGTAGCCAGCGATCTCGACCGCGACCGTCGCCCGCGCCGTGTGCGTCTCTGATGTGCACCTCGACGGGGGTCAGCGCGGGTTGGAAATCTCGATTAAGGCCGGCGGCGATGCGAGAGATGGTGGTGCCGCCGAGGGTGAGCTGGGGAGCAGTGGCGCGACGGAACACGAGCCGacaggcgcggcggcggcggccagatGGGGGAACAAGGTTCAGGACGAGGGTTTGGACGAGGGGGGACAAGGTTTCAGGACGAGGGTTTGGTGTTTTTTTTTTAATTCTCAATAGGAAAAACTCGGTCGTTTTTTCTTTTCAAGTTTATGTAAAGGAAACTACTACTAGTAATGTGCAGTGTTATAACCAAGCCACTATTTCTAATCGGAAATCGTTTATTTTCATCCGGCTGATAACAGCAACGCGTAAGTCGCCTCGTCCTAGCGACGTGTGTCCCGCGTGGCGTGGACCTGGCAACCTTATCCTCTCCGCGTGCCCCTCGGCTTCCTCATCTCCTACCTCTGCAGAAGCAAATCCCCATCTCTTTCTCCGGACGCAGGATAAGCAAGCCGCCATCGGCCATTGGCCCGTCGTCGCGGCAGCCACCGCTGCATGAGCCAACCCAACCTGCTGCTGCAGGCACCACCAGCTGCCACCACCGCTCCACCTGCTTCTTCTCTTTTTTCTAGGCGCGACCAGTCCAACCACAGCAGAGCTGCGACCCCACGATCTCGCCGTCGACCAGTGACGCTGCAACGCGAATCGGCGGGGAGCTGCAGTACAGCAAGCGACATGTGACCCATGGAGCCGGAGCCGTCGGCGCTGCCTTGGACCACGCCGGGCTGCAATGGAGCTTCGCCGGAGCCGTCGGCGCTGCAGTGGAGCTCCGGCAGGGCTGCAATGGAGCTCGACCGGAGTTGCAATGGAGCTTCGCCGGAGCCGTCGGCGCTGCCTTGGACCATGCCGGGCTGCAATGGAGCTCCGCCGGAGTTGCAATGGAGCTCCGCCGGAGTTGCAATGGAGCTTCGCCGGAGCCGTCGGCGCTACCTTGGACCACGCGCGGGCTGCAATGGAGTTCCGCCGGAGTTGCAATGGAGTTTCGCCGGAGCCGTCCGCGCTGCGGTGGAGCTCAGGCAGGGTTGCAATGGAGCTTCGCCGGAGCCGTCAGAGCTGCGTTGGAGCTCCGCCGGGGCTGCATTGGAGCTTGGCCGGAGTTGCAATGGAGCTTCGCCGGCGCGTCGGTGCTGCGTCAGAGCTCCGCTGGGGCCGCAATGGAGCTCGCCGGAAGCCATCCGTGGTGCTGCGTTGGAGCTGCGCTGGGACTGCGAGTCTGCAATGGTGCTGCGTTGACTCGCTGCTACCGTGGCGTCGTGTAATTCAACGGCCACCAGTGCACCGATCGAACGGCTAAACAGGCGGATGATTTCTCTAAGAAATCATCCGGCTTATTTGTAGCAGCCCCCTTTATAATCAAGTTTTTCTAACCAGGAAACTACTACTAGTAATGTCACCCAAGCCTTAAAAATGGTGGCGACGCAGATGGGCACGTGGAGTAGAGAGGTGGTGGGAGAGCTGGAGGGGAGGATTAAGACGGCACGCAGGGAGCTGGAGAGGTGTATGAAGGAGCCGGTGTCGGAAGGAAAAATCAAGGaagaagcaagactccgtgcacTAGTTCATGGTCTAAAGGAGAAGAAGCACACGAAGTTGAAGCAGAGAGCTCATATGTGGTGGTTGAAGGGGGGCAATCGCAATATCAAATATTTGCAATCTGTCGCGTCGGCAAGGAAGAGAACAAATAGGCTCAAGGAGATCAGAAGGGAGGATGGTGCTGTAGTAGAGGAGGGAGAGGACTTAGCTAATTACGTGTGTTCATTTTTTCAGGAACTGTTTGCGTCCTCCAACCCCCACCGATTGCCCGAACTAATTGACAAGGTCCAGTCGCGGGTGACTCATGACATGCATGCAATTCTTGATGCAGCGTTTACTCGGGAAGAAGTCAAGGCGGCGCTGGACCATATCGGTGACCTCAAGGCGCCGGGGCCTGATGGGATGCCGGCAGTTGTTTTTAAGCGGCATTGGCATTTTATGGGGGGCAAGGTAGTGGAAGAAGTGCTAGCTGTACTGAATGGAGGAGAAATCCTGAAAGGATGGAATGATACAATGGTCGTGCTCATACCAAAAGTCAAAAACCCGAGAAGAATTAAGGATCTACGGCCATTAGTCTCTGCAATGTGGTATATAAATTGGTGTCAAAAGTCATTGCGAACCGACTTAAGATAATTCTCCCTGACATCATTTCAGAGAACCAAAGCGCGTTTGTGCCGGGAAGACTCATCACGGATAATGTTCTTATAGCCTATGAGCTATCCCACTACCTGATGAATAAGAGAACCGGAAAAGTTGGATATGCGGCGGTCAAAGCAGACATGAGCAAAGCCTATGACAGGGTAGAATGGTGCTTCTTAGAGGCCATGATGAGCAAGCTAGGCTTCAGCAGAAGATGGGTTAACCTGGTAATGAAATGTGTGAGGGCAGTGCGATACCAGATCAAAGTAAATGGTGCACTTACTCAACAGTTCAGTCCATTGCAGGGCCTTCGACAAGGTGACCCGGCGTCCCCCTATCTGTTCGTGATTTGTGCTGAAGGGCTGTCAGCAGCGCTGATGGATGCGGAACGGAGGGGCGCATTGCATGGAGTCAAAATCTGCCCAAGGGCGCCGTGCGTCTCACATCTCTTTTTTGCGGACGACTCCATGCTGTTAATCAAAGCGGAACAGCGGGAAGTTGCGGCTCTCCATGATGTTCTACAATTGTATGAGGACTGCTCTGGGCAGTGCATCAATACGGAGAAGTCCGCCATCATGTTCAGCCCGAACACGAATGACGCTGAGAGGGTATTGGTTAAGGGCACCCTTGGAATACAGAGTGAGGATCGGAATGAGAAATACCTCGGCCTCCCGGTTCATGTTGGCCGTTCGAGGAGGCGGGCATTCAGTTACATCAAACGCAATATGTGTGGGAGAGTCAATGGATGGCaggagtgaaggaaatatgccctagaggcaataataaagttattatttatttccttatatcatgataaatgtttattattcatgctacaattgtattaaccggaaacataatacatgtgtgaatacatagacaaacagagtgtcactagtatgcctctacttgactagctcgttaatcaaagatggttatgtttcctagccatagacatgagttgtcatttgattaacgggatcacctcattaggagaatgacgtgattgacttgacccattccgttagcttagcacccgatcgtttagtatgttgctattgctttcttcatgacttatacatgttcctatgactatgagattatgcaactcccatttaccggaggaacactttgtgtgctaccaaacgtcacaacgtaaatgggtgattataaaggtgctctacaggtgtctccaaaggtacttgttgggttggcgtatttcgagataggatttgtcactccgattgtcggagaggtatctctgggcccactcggtaatgcacatcactataagccttgcaagcattgtgactaataagttagttgcgggatgatgtgttacagaacgagtaaagagacttgccggtaacgagattgaaataggtatcgggataccgacgatcgaatctcgggcaagtaacataccgatgacaaagggaacaacgtatgttgttatgcggtctgaccgataaagatcttcgtagaatatgtgggagccaatatgggcatccaggtcccgctattggttattgaccggagacgtgtctcggtcatgtctacatagttctcgaacccgtaggactccacacttggtgcgccccctcctagggccggcctcctcctcccttgctcctttatatacgggggcagggggcaccccagaaacacaacaattgatccttgagatctcttagccgtgtgcggtgcccccctccaccatattacacctcgataataccgttgcggagcttaggcgaagccctgcgtcggtggaacatcatcatcgtcatcacgccgtcgtgctgacgaaactctccctcaacactcggctggatcggagttcgagggacgtcatcgagctgaacgtgtgtagaactcggaggtgccgtacgttcggtacttgatcggtcggatcgtgaagacgtacgactacatcaaccgcgttgtgataacgcttccgctttcggtctacgagggtacgtggacaacactctcccctctcgttgctatgcatcaccatgatcttgcgtgtgcgtaggaaattttttgaaattactacgttccccaacagtggcatccgagcctggttttatgcgttgatgctatgcacgagtagaacacaagtgagttgtgggcgatataagtcatactcttaccagcatgtcatactttggttcagcggtattgtgagatgaagcggcctggaccgacattacgcgtacgcttacgcgagactggtttcaccgttgcgagcactcgttggttaaaggtgactggcgggtgtctgtctctctcactttagtcgaaccgagtgtggctacgctcggtccttgcgaaggttaaaatagcaccaacttgacaaactatcgttgtggtttttgatgcgtaggtaagaacggttcttgctaagcccgtagcagccacgtaaaacttgcaacaacaaagtagaggacgtctaacttgtttttgcagggcatgttgtgatgtgatatggtcaagacatgatgtgatataatttgttgtatgagatgatcatgttttgtaaccgagttatcggcaactggcaggagccatatggttgtcgctttattgtatgagatgctatcaccatgtaatagttttactttatcactaagcggtagcgatagtcgtaaaagcaattatttggcgagacgacaacgatactacgatggagatcaaggtgtcgcgccggtgacgatggtgatcatgacggtgcttcggagatggagatcacaagcacggtgtttcggagatggagatcacaagcacaagatgatgatggccatatcatatcacttatattgattgcatgtgatgttaatcctttatgcatcttatcttgctttgtttgacggtagcattataagatgatccttcactaaattatcaaagtataagtgttctccctgagtatgcaccgttgcgaaagttcttcgtgctgggacaccacgtgatgatcgggtgtgataggctctacgttcaaatacaacgggtgcaaaacagttgcacacgcggaatactcaggttaaacttgacgagcctagcatataacagatatggcctcggaacacggagaccgaaaggtcgagcgtgaatcatatagtagatatgatcaacatagtgatgttcaccgttgaaactactccatctcacgtgatgatcggacatggtttagttgatatggatcacgtgatcacttagaggattagagggatgtctatctaagtgggagttcttaagtaatatgattaattgaacttaaatttatcatgaacttagtccttatagtattttgcaaattatgttgtagatcaatagctcgcgttgttgcttccctgtgtttatttttgatatgttcctagagaaaaattatgttgaaagatgttagtagcaaagatgcggattggatccgcgatctgaggattatcctcattgctgcacagaaaaattatgtccttgatgcaccgctaggtgacagaccaattgcaggagcagatgcagacgttatgaacgtttggctagctcaatatgatgactacttgatagtttagtgcaccatgcttaacggcttagaatcgggacttcaaagacgttttgaacgtcatggaccatatgagatgttccaggagttgaagttaatatttcaagcaaatacccgagttgagagatatgaagtctccaacaagttctatagctaaaagatggaggagaaacgctcaactagtgagcatgtgctcagattgtctgggtactacaatcgcttgaatcaagtgggagtttatcttccagataaaatagtgattgacagaattctctagtcaccatcaccaagttagtagaacttcgtgatgaactatagtatgaaagggatgacgaaagtaattcccgagctcttcgtgatgctgaaatcgacgaaggtagaaatcaagaaaaacatcaagtgttgatggttgacgagaccacttcaagtgttgatggtttacgagaccactagtttcaagaaaagggcaaagggaagaaggggaacttcaaaaagaatggcaagcaagttgctgctcaagtgaagaagcctaagtctggtcctaagcctgagactaagtgcttctactgcaaagggactggtcactggaagcggaactaccccaactatttggtggataagaaggatggcaaagtgaacaaaggtatatttgatatacagattattgatgtgcactttactagtgtttatagcaacccctcggtaattgatactggttcagttgctaagagtagtaactcgaaacgggagttgcagaataaacagagactagtaaaagtgaacaaaggtatatttgatatacagattattgatgtgtactttactagtgtttatagcaacccctcggtaattgatactagttcagttgctaagagtagtaactcgaatcgggagttgcagaataaacagagactagtaaaaggcgaggtgacgatgtgtgttggaagtagttccaagattgatatgatcatcatcgcacactccctatactttcgggattagtgttgaaactaaataagtgttatttggtgtttgcgttgagcatgaatatgatttgatcatgtttgttgcaatacggttattcatttaaattagagaataattgttattctttttacatgaataaaaaccttctatggtcatacacaccaacgaaatggtttgttggatctcgatcgtagtgatacacatattcataatattgaagccaaaagatgcaaagttaataatgatagtgcaacttatttgtggcactgccgtttaggtcatattggtgtaaagcgcatgaagaaactccatactgatgggattttggaatccttgattatgaatcacttgatgcttgcgaaccgtgcctcatgggcaagatgactgaaacgccgttctccggaactatggagagagcaacagatttgttggaaatcatacatacagatgtatgtggtccgatgaatattgaggctcgtagcaggtatcattaatttctgaccttcacagatgatttgagcagatatgggtatatctacttaatgaaacagaagtctgaaacatttgaaaagttcatataatttcagagtgaagcgaaaatcatcgtaacaagaaaataaagtttctacgatttgatcgtggagaagagtattttagttacgagtttggccttcagttaaaacaatgtgaaatagtttcactactcacgccacctggaacaccacagtgtaatgctgtgtccgaacatcgtaagcgtactttattagatatggtgtgatatatgatgtctcttaccaatttaccactatcattttggggttatgcattagagacagctacattcacgttaaatagggcaccatctaaatccgttgagacgacatcttatgaactgtggtttggcaagaaaccaaagttgtcgtttcttaaagtttggggttgcgatgcttatgtgaaaaagtttcatcctgataagctcaaacccaaatcggagaaatgtgtcttcataggatacccaaaggagacagttgggtacaccttctatcacagatccgaaggcaagacattcattgcttagtatggatcctttctagagaaggagtttctctcgaaagaagtgagtgggaggaaagtagaacttgatgaggtaactgtacctgctcccttattggaaagtagttcatcacagaaatctgttcctatgacttgtacaccaattagtgaggaagttaatgatgatgatcatgtaacttcagatcaagttactaccaaacctcgtaggtaaaccagagtaagatccgcaccagagtggtatggtaatcctgttctggaggttatgttactagaccatgacgaacctacgaactatgaagaagcgatggtgagcccagattccgcaaaatggcttgaggccatgaaatctgagataagatccatgtatgaagaacaaagtatggactttggttgacttgcccgatgatcggcgagccattgagattaatggatcttcaagaggaagacggacgttgatagtagtgttactatctacaaagctagacttgtcggaaaaaggtttttgacaaagttcaaggtgttgactacgatgagattttctcactcgcagcgatgcttaagtctgtccaaaccatgttagcaattgtcgcattttatgaaatctggcaaatggataaacaaaactgcattccttaatggatttattaaagaagagttgtatatgatgcaaccagaaggttttgtcaatcctaaaggcgctaacaaaatatgcaagctccagcgatccatctatggactggtgcaagcatctcggagttggaatatacgctttgataagttgatcaaaggatatagttttatacagacttgcggtgaagcctgtatttacaagaaagtgagtgggagcactacagcatttctgataagtatatgtgaatgacatattgttgatcggaaataatgtagaattattctgcaaagcataaaggagtgtttgaaaggagtttttcaaagaaagactttagtgaagctgcttacatattgagcatcaagatctatagagatagatcaagacacttgataaagttttcaatgagtacataccttaacaagattttgaagtagttcaaaatagaacagtcaaagaaagagttcttgcctgtgttacaaggtgtgaaattgagtaagactcaaaacccgaccacggcagaagatagaaaaagaatgaaagtcattccctatgcctcggccataggttctataaagtatgccatgttgtgtaccagatctattgtataccctacactgattttggcaagggagtacaatagtgatctaggagtagatcactagacaacggtcaaaattatccttactggaataaagatatgtttctcgattatggaagtggcAAAatgctcgtcgtaaaaggttacgtcaatgcaagttttgacactaatctagataactctaagtctcggtctagatacatattgaaagtgggagcaattagctagagtagctccatgcagagcattgtagacatagaaatttgcaaaatacttacggatctgaatatgacagacccgttgactaaaattatctcacaagcaaaacatgatcacaccttagtactctttgggtgttaatcacatagcgatgtgaactagattactgactctagtaaaccctttgggtgatggtcacatgacgatgtgaactatgggtgttaatcacatggtgatgtgaactattcatgttaaatcacatggtgatgtgaactagattattgactctagtgcaagtgggagactgaaggaaatatgccctagaggcaataataaagttattatttatttccttatatcatgataaatgtttattattcatgctagaattgtattaaccggaaacataatacatgtgtgaatacatagacaaacagagtgtcactagtatgcctctacttgactagctcgttaatcaaagatggttatgtttcctagccatagacatgagttgtcatttgattaacgggatcacctcattaggagaatgacgtgattgacttgacccattccgttagcttagcacccgatcgtttagtatgttgctattgctttcttcatgacttatacatgttcctatgactatgagattatgcaactcccgtttaccggaggaacactttgtgtgctaccaaacatcacaacgtaaatgggtgattataaaggtgctctacaggtgtctccaaaggtacttgttgggttggcgtatttcgagattaggatttgtcactccgattgtcggagaggtatctctaggcccactcggtaatgcacatcactataagccttgcaagcattgtgactaataagttagttgcgggatgatgtgttacggaacgagtaaagagactttccggtaacgagattgaaataggtatcgagataccgacgatcgaatctcgggcaagtaacataccgatgacaaagggaacaacgtatgttgttatgcggtctgaccgataaagatcttcgtagaatatgtgggagccaatatgggcatccaggtcccgctattggttattgaccggagacgtgtctcggtcatgtctacatagttctcgaacccgtaggactccacacttggtgcgccccctcctagggccggcctcctcctcccttgctcctttatatacgggggcagggggcaccccagaaacacaacaattgatccttgagatctcttagccgtgtgcggtgcccccctccaccatattacacctcgataataccgttgcggagcttaggcgaagccctgcgtcggtggaacatcatcatcgtcatcacgccgtcgtgctgacgaaactctccctcaacagtcggctggatcagagttcgagggacgtcatcgagctgaacgtgtgtagaactcggaggtgccgtacgttcggtacttgatcggtcggatcgtgaagacgtacgactacatcaaccgcgttgtgataacgcttccgctttcggtctacgagggtatgtggacaacactctcccctctcgttgctatgcatcaccatgatcttgcgtgtgcgtaggaaattttttgaaattactacgttccccaacaaggagAGGCTCCTAGCAAAAGAAAGCAAAGAAGTGCTTGTGAAGGGGGTGGCTCAGGCTATACCCGCGTTCGCCATGTCATGCTTTGACCTCACCAAAACCTTTTGCGCAGAATTGAATACACTGATGGGTAAGTTTTGGTGGAGCCAACAAGATAAGCAAAATCCGATGCATTGGATAAGCTGGGACAAATTAGCTAGGCCGAAAGCAATGGGAGGCTTAGGATTTCGAGATATGCATAGCTTTAACATGGCGATGCTGTCTAGGCAGGGGTGGAGACTCCTCCAAAACCCCACCGGTCTCTGTGCAAGGGTTTTACACGCGAGATATTTCCCCGGACGGTCCGTTCTTGAGGCTCAAGCCCACGATGGAATCTCTTATTCGTGGCGAAGCATTCTGCAGGGTTTGGACCTTGTGAAGCAAGGATACATTAAGAGGATCGGGGACGGATCCACAGTGCACATCTGGTCGGACCCTTGGATACCCAGATCATGGTCACGGCGTGTCATCACACCACGGGGGGCAAATCTCCTCACTACAGTTAATGAACTCATTAACCCAGCGACAGGCAACTGGGATGAGACGCTTGTCCGGGACACCTTTTGCGAGCAGGACACGAAACAGATTCTGAACATTCCCCTCCGGGAGGGGGTGGATGATTTCAATGCTTGGCACTTTGATACAAAGGGAGAATTCTCAGTTAAGAGCGCTTACAAGCTTCATGTTGAGCTAGGTAAACAAGCACTAACAGGGGCGCCCGGGTCGAGCACTGCCGGTGCGGGACAGCTAGAGAGATCTGATGATCCGACCTGGAAACACATATGGAAGATGCGCTGCCCTGTTAAGTTGCAGATGTTTGTTTGGCGGATGAAACACCAATCCTTGGCACTATGCACTAACCTGACAAGGAGAGGTATGAAGCTTGAGAGCTCGCGTTGCTTTCTTTGTGGGCGGGCAGAGGAGGATGGGGCGCACTTGTTCATCAAATGCAAATCGGTTAAGGAGGGATGGCGAGCAATGGGCCTTGAGAAGGAGCGTATGCAGCTTGAAGGCCTCAGGGGGGTGCATGTAATGCTTGACAAACTGTGGGAGCTAGATGAAAAGAAGAGGTTGCTCATAGTAATATTCTGGTGGCATTGGTGGAATAATAGGAACAAGATACGGGAAGGGGAGCTGCCTGTCCAGATTCCGAAGATTCTTCGGCGAACAAGGTGTGATGCACTGGAATATGAGGAGGTGTACAACCAGTCAGACAAAGCGGCCCCAATCGCATGGGTACCACCCGCTAATGATGAGATCAAAATCAACCTAGATGGGGCCTTTATGCCGGGAGGAAGCATAGGTGGGTGGGGCGTCGTGGCCAGGGATGAGGGAGGACATGTGATCATAGCTCGGGCGGGTCGGCTCGATCATACGGCAGATGCCTTTGCTGCCGAGGTCGGAGCAATGACCGCGGCGGTGGCGACAGCGGCAGATCTCGGTGCCATTAGAGTCGCTTTTGAAACAGACTCGCAGCTGCTCGCGGATGCTCTGGACATTGGGAAGTAGACTCTTCACCATATGCTGTAGCTATCGAAGACATAAaactacactagtagaaaaagggcctattgtcccggttggtaagggccttttgtcccggttttggaaccgggactaaagggtcgttcctaatgccctaaccctttagtcccggttcttacacgaaccgggacagatgggcctccacgtggccgctgcggccagcccaggatggggggcctttggtcccggttggtgacaccaaccgggaccaatagggatccacgcgtcagcatctggctggagctgaggtttttgttttttttaaaggggCTGATTTatgggttttgggggttaatttaggttgttattaggtagctattagagagaagtgtcctctcttatatctccgtgcttggtttaccaacgctacgtactactatgcctaaacatgg
This genomic window contains:
- the LOC109765864 gene encoding BTB/POZ and MATH domain-containing protein 2-like, which codes for MVQGSADGSGEAPLQLRSSSIAALPELHCSADGSGEAPLQPGVVQGSADGSGSMGHMSLAVLQLPADSRCSVTGRRRDRGVAALLWLDWSRLEKREEAGGAVVAAGGACSSRPPSRCTSETHTARATVAVEIAGYSRVKGLGRGECLHSPVFSIGGYEWCIGYYPDGYDEANEGYVSVFLELLTKNAEARALHKWMLVNRVSGRSIVVHSSKAPRAFDHEFPAWGVGKFMKTTAEVESVYVRNDCLVIECELSVIKETLDIHVPPSDLLDNLATLLEGKIGADVTFKVQGEVFSAHKNLLAMRSAVFNAEFYGPMADKGVQDIIIDDMQPAVFKAFLHFIYTDSMPSMDDLEDDDKREMVKHLLVAADKYAMERMKRICEGMLCKSLDVETVATILALADQYHCSNLKDACIEFMLSSNRMDDVIASQGYAHLKRSCPVLIVDVFERIVRSRKT